The DNA segment CCTGCCTCTCTTCAGCGCCCATGCCTGCGCCATCCCCGGCGTCATGGCCACCCGCACGATCGACTCTCCGAAGGAACGTCTGGTGACCATTTTCGTGGCCCCGTGGATGAGCTGCTCCGCCCGTCTGCCGGTCTATTTCCTTCTCATCCCGCTGCTGCTGTCAAAGGACAGCCCTGCGTGGCAGCAGGCCACCATACTTTTCTCCGTCTACGCCATCGGTATCATCACCGCCTTCATCGTCGCCCGGGTTGTCCGCGGTCGCCTGGGTCCTGACAAGACGACGAATCACTTCCTGCTGGAACTGCCACCCTACCGCCTGCCGCAGTGGTCTTACATCCTGCGCCACGTGTTCGACCGGGGCTGGGCCTTCGTCGCCCGTGCGGGCACCATCATCCTGGGCCTCTGCATCCTGCTCTGGGCGCTGCAGACCTACCCGAAAAAAGAAGGCACCGAAGACGCCGCGGAACTGCTGGAGTACAGCGCCATGGGCAGGATCGGAGACGTGATCGAGCCGGTCGTAAAGCCGCTGGGCTTCGATGGCCGGGTGGGCACCGCGATTCTTACCTCCTTCGCCGCGCGCGAAGTCTTCAACAGCACGCTCGGCATCCTCTTCCACGCGGAGGAGGCGGAAGACGATGACGCGACGACGAACCTGATCCGCGACAAGGTCACGGCTGCGACATGGCCGGACGGCCGGCCGCTATTCACACCGCTGACGGTGGTGTCGCTGCTCGTATTCTTCATCTACGCGCTCCAGTGCCTGCCCACCAGCGCGGTGGTGGCGCGGGAGTCCGGCTCGCTGAAATGGGCCGTCGGGCAGTTCTTTTTCATGTCCGGCTTCGCCTACGTGGCATCTTTGCTTGTATTCCAGGCAGGAAGGCTGATGGGTTTCTGAATGATACAACTCGAATGGCAGACCGTCGCCGCGCTCGTGATCGTGGCGACCACCCTCACCATCTTCCTCGTCCGGCTGGCAAAGCCGAAGGCGAAGGGCGGGAACTGCGGCCATAGCTGCGGATGCGGGAAAAAGGCTCCGTCGGACCATTCCCACTGAGTTTCCGGAATTTTTTCCGCACCGGCGTGTAACATTTCCGGTGCCGCATCCGATGTTCCATCCGTAACACCCATCCGTCATCCCATGAAATGGTCTTCTCCCCTGCTGCTGTGCCTCGCCTGCCTCATTCCGTTTGCCTCTCCGCTGGTCTCCGCCAAGGAGGCCGCGCTGCCGCAGGAACTCTCCACCTACGTGGCCAGGGCGGAACCTGACAGTGGCTGGAAATTGGTCACCAAGAGCGAATTCGGCGAGTGCGACTACTGGCACCTCAACCTGAAATCCCAGGTCTGGCAGGACATCCCGTGGGAGCATGACCTTGTCATCTTCAAGCCGAAGAATGTCACCTCCGATGGCAAAATGGTGCTGCTGAACGAAGGCGGCAGCTTCAAACCGGACAAGGCGATGTATGGCGCGTTCCTCGCCAACAAGATGAAGGCGCCGGTGGCCATCGTGCTCGGCGTGCCGAAGCAGCCGCTTTACGACGGCAAGCGCGAGGATGATCTCATTGCGGAAACCTTCATCCGCTACCTGGACACCCAGGACGCCACCTGGCCGCTGCTTTTCCCGATGGTAAAGACGGTGGTGAAGGCGATGGATGCCGTGGGCGAATTCACTGGTCAGGAATGGGGCGTGAAGACGGACAAGTTCCTCGTCACCGGTGCCTCGAAGCGCGGCTGGACCACCTGGCTCACCGCAGCATCGGATCCACGCGTCATCGCCATCGCTCCGATGGTCATCGACATGCTGAACATCCCCGCCCAGCTCCCGCTGCAGGTGGACCGGTTCGGCAAGCCGAGCGATCAGATCTCCCCCTACACCAAGCGTGGCCTCATCCCGCTAGGTGAAACCGCCGCCGCCAAACGGCTGTGGAGCATCGTCGATCCCTACACCTACCGCGCGAAATACACCATGCCGAAGCTGATCCTGCTCGGCAACAACGACCCCTACTGGAGCCCGGACGCACTCAACCTCTACTGGGATGAAACGCCCGGTGAGAAATACATCTCCTACACGCCGAACGCCGGCCACAACCTGATGGAGGTGGACGCCGCCGGCGCACGCCAGCCGCTGCCCATCCGCGCGCTGGACAACATCGCCGCCTTCGTTCGCGCCCAGTTCACCGGCACCGCTCTGCCGAAGATCGGCTGGAAGCACGGCGAAGCTGCTGATGGGAAACTCAACCTCACCGTCACCGCCGACCAACCGGCAAAGGAAGCGCGCCTGTGGGTCGCGAAGTCGGACACCAAGGACTTCCGCAAGGCACGCTGGGAATCCCAACCGCTCGAAATCGGCGATGGCAAATCCATCACCGCCACCGTGACGAAACCGGACAGCGGCTACATCGCCTACTACGCGGATCTGAACTACGAAGTGGATGGCGGCCCGATGTGGCTCTGCACCCAGCTCCGCCTCGCCGGAGCGGAATAACAACCATGTAAGGCGGCTAGGGCCGTCGCTGGTCATTCGGGAAGAAAAAGCGACGGTCACAGACCTCCCTTATGGTCCCAACGCTGAGCGGACCTGCGCCACCACCGCATCCGCCGCGGAAGCCTCGACACACAGGGCGACACGTTCCGCCTTTCCATCCACGATCAGTTCGATCCTTTTCGCCGCCGCAGGTCCTCCCGCCATGAACAGCACTGAACGGATGTCCGTCACCGCGTGTCGCGGGAAACTCCGCTCACGGCAGACCAATCCGTGCCGCATTGTCCGCACCGCCACCTCCGAATCATTTCCCTCCAACCGGACTTCCTCACGCGACGATCTGAACGCCTTCCAAAGAAGCATAAGCCCGGCCAGTCGTCATCGCCAGCGCGATCGCCGTCCATACGATCCGAAACAACCAGCGGATGACGTCGAAAAACAAATCAACCACTCCGACGAAATCATTCCGGTATCCTCCGTGGGACTCATCGCCACCGAGCAGGAAAACACCGACTGCGACAAATCCCGCTCCCATGAGAGACATGATGATCGCAAATCCTGTCGCCGACTTCCAAGCCATTGGCAGAGGAAATGAAAACGACGAAACCTTTCCTGTCGTAATCACCCTTTCCACCTCCGCCGGCACGAACGGACGGCTTTCGTCTTTCCCTGCCACCCGCCGCAGGTCCGCCACCAACCACGCTCTTTCCCCGATCGAAAGCATCGTACCGAAGCGCAGTTTCTTCACCGCCGTTCTGATCTCGATGCCATAGACCGGCTGGTAGTTCTGCTGATAGAATTCTTTCTGCGCGATCGATCTCACCTCGTCGCAGCGAATGCTCGTTTCCTTCCTCCTCCCAAACATCTCTCTCGCCAGAGAGATTGTCTCACCGTCCGATCTCAACACATGCCTGGCGAACTTGTTTCGCAATCCCGCATATAACATCCCTATCCCGACACCCCAGAAAATGAGGTAGAACGGAACGATCACCCACCGCAGAACTTCACCGTTCACGGTGGAGCTGAACACCGCTGGAATGATGAACGCGCCGTGCCCGAAGGTGAACACGCACCAGGGAATTCCGAACGCTAGAAGGCAGCCGCTCTTGCCGGCGGACGGAATCCTCCACACCACCTCACCGGCGTC comes from the Luteolibacter sp. SL250 genome and includes:
- a CDS encoding PhoPQ-activated protein PqaA family protein codes for the protein MKWSSPLLLCLACLIPFASPLVSAKEAALPQELSTYVARAEPDSGWKLVTKSEFGECDYWHLNLKSQVWQDIPWEHDLVIFKPKNVTSDGKMVLLNEGGSFKPDKAMYGAFLANKMKAPVAIVLGVPKQPLYDGKREDDLIAETFIRYLDTQDATWPLLFPMVKTVVKAMDAVGEFTGQEWGVKTDKFLVTGASKRGWTTWLTAASDPRVIAIAPMVIDMLNIPAQLPLQVDRFGKPSDQISPYTKRGLIPLGETAAAKRLWSIVDPYTYRAKYTMPKLILLGNNDPYWSPDALNLYWDETPGEKYISYTPNAGHNLMEVDAAGARQPLPIRALDNIAAFVRAQFTGTALPKIGWKHGEAADGKLNLTVTADQPAKEARLWVAKSDTKDFRKARWESQPLEIGDGKSITATVTKPDSGYIAYYADLNYEVDGGPMWLCTQLRLAGAE